In one Chryseobacterium camelliae genomic region, the following are encoded:
- the dnaN gene encoding DNA polymerase III subunit beta: MKFIISSGELQKALQTVSGVISSSQSRPILENYLFELDGTNVTITASDGETTLVTSLEVKSDDTGKFAVPAKIFQDFIKTYGEQPLTLAVKDNAEGTGSQLEILDEKDNFAVALDNADDYPELPEFDASQSVTMSAGVLSEALTNTLFATSNDSLRPVMTGVLFQFGENETNFVSTDSHRLVVYKRTDLMNAEPMEFIMPKKPLNIFKNILASSNDDVTIDFNENMAKFTFGKHIWICRLIDGKYPNYTAVIPKENPNVLTINRNLLLGAIKRASIMSNKSTNQVRFKLSANILHLHAEDTEYANKADMQIPCDYNGEDINIGFSSKFLTEMLTILGSDDITMKMSQPNRPGIIEPLDGLEDNENILMLSMPVIGL, from the coding sequence ATGAAATTTATTATTTCAAGTGGTGAACTGCAGAAGGCGTTACAAACTGTAAGTGGTGTAATATCAAGCTCTCAATCGAGACCTATTTTAGAAAACTATCTTTTTGAATTAGACGGAACAAACGTTACCATTACAGCATCTGATGGCGAAACAACTCTGGTGACTTCTCTTGAAGTGAAGTCTGATGATACAGGGAAATTTGCTGTTCCTGCCAAGATTTTTCAAGATTTTATTAAGACTTACGGAGAGCAACCTCTTACGTTGGCTGTAAAGGATAATGCAGAAGGAACGGGAAGTCAGCTTGAAATTTTAGACGAAAAAGATAATTTCGCAGTAGCGTTGGACAATGCGGATGATTATCCTGAATTGCCGGAATTTGATGCTTCTCAAAGTGTTACCATGTCGGCGGGAGTTTTGTCTGAAGCCCTTACCAATACACTTTTTGCAACAAGTAACGATTCTCTTCGTCCGGTAATGACGGGAGTTCTGTTCCAGTTTGGAGAAAACGAAACGAATTTTGTTTCTACCGATTCTCACAGATTGGTGGTCTATAAAAGAACAGATCTGATGAATGCAGAGCCAATGGAATTCATCATGCCTAAAAAACCTCTGAATATTTTCAAAAATATATTAGCAAGTTCAAATGATGATGTTACCATCGATTTCAACGAGAACATGGCTAAATTTACTTTTGGTAAACATATCTGGATCTGTAGATTGATTGATGGTAAATACCCGAACTATACAGCGGTAATTCCAAAAGAAAACCCGAATGTATTGACGATCAACAGAAACTTATTGTTGGGAGCGATCAAAAGAGCGTCTATCATGTCAAATAAATCGACCAACCAAGTAAGATTTAAACTGTCTGCAAACATTCTTCACCTTCATGCAGAAGATACGGAATATGCAAACAAAGCAGACATGCAGATTCCTTGCGATTATAACGGAGAAGACATCAACATCGGATTCAGCTCGAAATTCTTAACGGAAATGCTAACGATTTTGGGTTCTGATGATATTACAATGAAAATGTCTCAGCCAAACAGACCGGGAATTATTGAGCCTCTTGACGGTCTTGAAGACAATGAAAACATCCTAATGCTGTCAATGCCGGTAATCGGATTGTAA
- a CDS encoding META domain-containing protein, with protein MKNLFLSICTAAVLVSCGTVASSSKAGKAQPSIANTKWTLADNVKGQTPTLNVEGAKISGNSGCNRYFGAVTMETASGKFAASQMGSTKMACDNMSVEKNFLDMVQKANRYVVSGNTLELYQDNLLLLKFNKAE; from the coding sequence ATGAAAAATCTTTTTTTAAGTATATGCACAGCAGCTGTTTTGGTATCGTGCGGTACAGTGGCTTCTTCATCAAAGGCAGGAAAGGCACAGCCTTCGATCGCGAATACAAAATGGACTTTGGCAGATAATGTAAAAGGACAAACTCCGACACTGAACGTAGAAGGAGCAAAAATAAGCGGAAATTCAGGATGTAACAGATATTTTGGTGCAGTAACCATGGAAACAGCTTCAGGTAAGTTTGCCGCTTCACAGATGGGGTCTACTAAAATGGCTTGTGATAATATGAGTGTAGAAAAAAACTTCCTGGATATGGTGCAGAAAGCCAACAGATATGTGGTTTCAGGAAACACTTTAGAATTGTATCAGGACAATCTTTTATTGCTTAAATTTAATAAAGCAGAATAA
- a CDS encoding Gfo/Idh/MocA family protein: MLKAGLVGAGHLGKIHLRLLNQSDKYEFVGFHDKDVENGKKLEAEFGYKYFENFDELLEQIEMLDIVTPTIYHYDYALKAIEKKLHFFIEKPVTQTLQQAEEILYKCRENGIKAQVGHVERYNPAFIGAKDYIQDPMFIEIHRLAEFNPRGTDVSVVLDLMIHDLDILLSIVKSKVKNIHASGVCVVSKTPDIANARIEFENGCVANLTTSRISMKAMRKSRFFQKDAYVSVDFLEKKAEVIRMKDAPENPTPFDMIIENAEGEKNQILFEYPNIQPNNAILDELESFADAITESKNVEVSLEDGTEALKVALEIMKLIS; encoded by the coding sequence ATGTTAAAAGCAGGTTTGGTAGGAGCCGGACATTTAGGAAAAATACATTTACGTCTTCTTAATCAGTCAGATAAATATGAATTTGTAGGTTTCCATGATAAAGATGTAGAAAACGGAAAAAAATTAGAAGCCGAATTCGGATACAAATATTTTGAGAATTTCGATGAATTGCTGGAGCAAATCGAGATGCTGGACATTGTAACTCCCACCATTTATCATTACGATTATGCCTTGAAAGCCATTGAAAAAAAGCTTCATTTTTTTATTGAAAAACCTGTAACGCAAACTTTGCAGCAAGCTGAAGAAATTCTTTATAAATGCCGTGAAAATGGTATTAAAGCTCAGGTTGGGCACGTTGAAAGGTACAACCCCGCTTTTATCGGAGCGAAGGATTATATCCAGGACCCCATGTTCATTGAAATCCATAGACTGGCAGAGTTCAACCCTCGCGGAACGGATGTTTCTGTTGTACTGGATTTAATGATCCATGATCTTGACATTCTGTTAAGCATTGTAAAATCTAAAGTGAAAAACATTCATGCAAGCGGTGTCTGTGTGGTAAGCAAAACTCCGGATATTGCCAATGCCAGGATTGAGTTTGAGAACGGATGTGTTGCCAATCTTACAACTTCCCGAATTTCGATGAAAGCCATGAGAAAAAGTCGATTTTTCCAAAAAGACGCTTATGTTTCGGTTGATTTCTTAGAGAAAAAGGCGGAAGTGATCAGAATGAAAGATGCTCCTGAAAATCCTACCCCTTTTGATATGATTATTGAAAATGCAGAAGGTGAAAAGAATCAGATTTTGTTTGAATATCCGAACATCCAGCCTAATAATGCCATTTTAGACGAACTCGAAAGCTTTGCTGATGCGATTACTGAAAGTAAAAATGTAGAGGTTTCTTTGGAAGACGGTACTGAAGCGCTAAAAGTGGCTTTGGAGATTATGAAGCTGATTTCCTAA
- the pheT gene encoding phenylalanine--tRNA ligase subunit beta, which yields MKISNNWLKDYIKTEIKPERIGEFLTDIGLEVEGIEKFESVKGSLEGIVVGKVLTCEKHPNADKLKKTTVEVGNGKVLNIVCGAPNVEAGQTVPVAVVGTKIYDKTGNFFEIKEAKIRGEVSQGMICAEDELGLSEDHGGIMVLDAEKYEVGKNFADYFELTNDEVFEIGLTPNRTDAMSHYGVARDLYAFLSTNQLKSTFEKVSSVVLNNEGSHDFKLEVEDTELCPRYIGAVIENVKVTDSPSWLKDRLKAIGLSPINNIVDITNYILHGYGQPLHAFDADKIADKKVKVGTVKEGTKFTTLDGVERTLNGSEIIIKDGKDNPMCIAGVFGGADSGVSTETKTIFLESAYFNPVAVRKGAKFHGLNTDASFRFERGVDPNLTRTAITHAVKLITELAEGTLVGELLEEYPKKIEDSYVIIRFSKIEQILGTKIHREKVKEILKALEIQVLNEIQNGLEISVPAYRADVTREIDVIEEILRIYGYNKIDAPQKISFTPVKLSANDQDELENNWARTLQSLGFNEVMNNSLTSVKDETNAVKLLNPLSGDLAFMRKSLLEGLLQNAIYNINRKNQDIKFFEFGKIYHKKEKYEERKQLAILVTGREVAENWLQPKSATSFYNLKAYVKVLLERLAIDYKEVALSDDRFSDALAYEVDGKVLVRIGKVSAQQLKDFDIDQECFYAEFELELAQELRSNNELKFKDIPKFNKIRRDLALLIDKNVNYEDLYQTAKKNKSPFIKNINLFDVYEGKNLPEGKKSYAMSFELLNEEKTLEEKEIAAVMDSLIKSFQKEFNAELRG from the coding sequence ATGAAGATATCAAATAACTGGCTGAAAGACTATATTAAAACGGAAATCAAACCTGAAAGAATAGGAGAGTTCCTTACCGATATAGGCCTTGAAGTTGAAGGAATTGAAAAATTTGAAAGTGTAAAAGGCAGCTTGGAAGGGATTGTGGTTGGTAAGGTTTTAACTTGCGAAAAGCATCCTAATGCAGATAAACTGAAGAAAACTACTGTAGAAGTAGGAAACGGAAAAGTTTTGAATATTGTTTGTGGTGCTCCGAATGTGGAAGCAGGGCAAACGGTTCCTGTAGCAGTTGTCGGAACTAAAATCTATGATAAAACCGGAAACTTTTTTGAAATAAAAGAAGCGAAAATCAGAGGAGAAGTTTCTCAGGGAATGATTTGCGCAGAAGATGAATTAGGGCTTAGCGAAGATCATGGAGGAATCATGGTGTTGGATGCAGAGAAATATGAAGTCGGAAAAAATTTCGCTGATTATTTCGAGCTTACAAACGATGAAGTCTTTGAAATCGGTTTAACGCCGAACAGAACCGATGCCATGTCTCACTACGGTGTCGCAAGAGACTTGTATGCTTTCCTTTCTACCAATCAGTTAAAATCTACTTTTGAAAAAGTTTCTTCAGTAGTTTTAAATAATGAAGGCTCTCACGACTTCAAATTGGAAGTTGAGGATACCGAATTGTGTCCGAGATATATCGGAGCTGTGATTGAAAACGTAAAAGTTACAGATTCTCCGTCTTGGTTGAAAGACAGGTTAAAAGCAATCGGATTGAGCCCGATCAACAATATTGTAGACATTACAAATTATATTCTTCACGGTTACGGACAGCCGCTTCACGCTTTTGATGCAGACAAAATTGCAGACAAAAAAGTGAAAGTAGGAACGGTAAAAGAAGGAACGAAATTCACAACTTTGGATGGTGTGGAAAGAACGTTGAACGGTTCTGAAATCATCATTAAAGACGGAAAAGACAACCCGATGTGTATTGCCGGAGTTTTTGGCGGTGCAGATTCAGGAGTTTCTACGGAAACAAAAACTATTTTCTTGGAAAGTGCTTACTTCAATCCTGTTGCGGTAAGAAAAGGAGCAAAATTCCACGGACTGAATACAGATGCTTCTTTCAGGTTTGAAAGAGGAGTAGATCCGAATCTTACAAGAACTGCCATTACGCATGCCGTTAAGTTAATTACAGAATTGGCAGAAGGTACATTAGTAGGTGAATTGTTGGAGGAATATCCAAAGAAAATAGAAGACAGCTATGTGATCATCAGGTTCTCTAAAATTGAACAGATTTTAGGAACAAAAATTCACAGAGAGAAAGTAAAAGAAATTTTAAAAGCGCTGGAAATTCAGGTTTTAAATGAAATTCAAAACGGGTTGGAAATCTCTGTTCCTGCTTACAGAGCAGATGTAACAAGAGAAATCGACGTTATTGAAGAGATTTTAAGAATCTACGGATACAATAAAATTGATGCCCCGCAAAAGATTTCATTTACTCCTGTAAAGCTGAGTGCAAACGATCAGGACGAATTAGAAAATAACTGGGCAAGAACTTTACAAAGTTTAGGTTTCAACGAAGTAATGAACAATTCATTAACTTCTGTAAAAGATGAAACAAATGCCGTAAAACTATTGAATCCTTTGAGCGGTGATTTGGCATTTATGAGAAAATCTTTATTGGAAGGGCTTCTTCAAAATGCGATCTACAATATCAACAGAAAAAATCAGGATATCAAGTTTTTTGAGTTCGGAAAAATTTATCATAAAAAAGAAAAGTACGAAGAGAGAAAGCAATTAGCCATTCTGGTTACCGGAAGAGAAGTTGCTGAAAACTGGTTACAGCCAAAATCTGCAACAAGTTTCTATAACTTGAAAGCTTATGTTAAAGTTTTGTTGGAAAGATTAGCGATTGATTATAAAGAAGTTGCTTTGTCTGATGACAGATTCTCTGATGCTTTGGCTTATGAGGTTGACGGAAAAGTTTTGGTAAGAATTGGAAAAGTTTCTGCTCAGCAGTTGAAAGATTTTGATATCGATCAGGAGTGTTTCTATGCTGAGTTTGAATTGGAACTGGCTCAGGAATTACGTTCTAACAATGAATTGAAATTCAAAGATATTCCTAAATTTAATAAGATCAGAAGAGATTTGGCTTTACTGATTGATAAAAATGTAAACTACGAAGATCTTTATCAGACAGCTAAGAAAAATAAATCTCCGTTCATTAAAAACATCAATTTGTTTGATGTATATGAAGGGAAAAATCTTCCTGAAGGTAAAAAGTCTTACGCAATGAGTTTTGAGCTTTTAAATGAAGAAAAAACATTGGAAGAGAAAGAAATTGCTGCAGTAATGGACTCGTTGATTAAATCTTTCCAGAAAGAATTCAACGCTGAATTGAGAGGATAA
- the bla-A gene encoding CGA/CIA family class A beta-lactamase → MKKISLLFLLISAFAFAQQSALEQKINSIIKGKKATVGISVLGFESNFKYNKNADKKLPMQSVFKFHIAAAVLDFVDKGKLSLDQKILLDKSNLLENTWSPLRDKYPNGSIEVPLSEILEFTVAKSDNNGCDILLKLLGGTQTVQKFMKSKGVKGFQIKYNEEAMHKDWNVQYENYSTTNSAVQTLKKFYDGKLLLKKSTDYLMKVMLSTSTGLNKLVEQLPKNTPVARKTGASGKNNAGLTGAENEIAIVTLPNGKHYAIAVFVSNSMETDAVNCKMISDISKTVWDYFNK, encoded by the coding sequence ATGAAAAAAATAAGTCTTCTTTTTCTTCTGATCTCGGCCTTTGCATTTGCCCAGCAATCTGCTTTGGAACAAAAGATCAATTCAATAATTAAAGGTAAGAAAGCAACGGTGGGAATTTCTGTTTTAGGCTTTGAAAGCAATTTTAAATACAATAAGAATGCAGACAAAAAACTACCGATGCAGAGTGTCTTTAAGTTTCATATTGCAGCTGCCGTTCTGGATTTTGTAGATAAAGGGAAACTGTCTTTAGATCAGAAAATTTTATTAGATAAATCCAATTTGCTGGAAAACACATGGTCACCTCTCCGCGATAAATATCCCAATGGAAGTATTGAAGTTCCTCTAAGTGAAATTCTTGAGTTTACGGTGGCTAAAAGTGATAATAACGGCTGTGATATTCTTCTGAAATTATTGGGCGGAACACAAACCGTTCAGAAATTCATGAAATCTAAAGGGGTGAAAGGTTTCCAGATTAAATATAATGAAGAAGCCATGCATAAAGACTGGAATGTTCAGTACGAAAATTACAGTACTACAAATTCTGCGGTACAAACACTGAAAAAGTTTTATGACGGAAAATTATTGTTAAAAAAATCTACGGATTATCTGATGAAAGTAATGTTATCAACTTCTACCGGATTAAACAAATTAGTGGAACAGCTTCCAAAAAACACTCCTGTGGCAAGAAAAACGGGAGCTTCCGGAAAGAATAATGCCGGCTTAACGGGCGCAGAAAACGAAATTGCCATCGTAACTTTACCGAATGGCAAGCATTATGCAATAGCTGTATTTGTCAGTAATTCAATGGAAACAGATGCTGTCAACTGTAAAATGATTTCGGACATTTCAAAGACTGTGTGGGATTATTTTAATAAGTAA
- a CDS encoding diacylglycerol kinase — MVKSERNFQIEVLAFFINLFLIFYFKLSTVDTILILIVSSGVLIAEIFNTAIEKICDMIHPEFDQRIGFIKDIAAGAVVLMTVVSVIVGVLVYWKCFSYHFL; from the coding sequence ATGGTAAAAAGTGAAAGAAATTTTCAGATTGAAGTTCTGGCTTTCTTTATCAATCTGTTTTTAATTTTTTACTTCAAACTTTCCACAGTTGATACTATTCTGATTCTAATTGTTTCTTCCGGCGTCTTGATTGCAGAAATTTTCAACACCGCCATCGAAAAGATCTGTGATATGATTCACCCTGAATTTGATCAAAGAATCGGTTTTATTAAGGATATTGCTGCAGGTGCGGTTGTCCTTATGACAGTTGTTTCAGTAATTGTAGGAGTTTTAGTCTATTGGAAATGTTTTTCATATCATTTTCTTTAA
- a CDS encoding 3-hydroxybutyryl-CoA dehydrogenase — protein sequence MKNIVVIGAGTMGNGIAHTFAQSGFSVNLVDVSQEALDRGLKTITTNLDRIIAKGNLTEEQKAETLGNITTFTALQDAVGNADLIVEAATENQDLKLKIFGQMDEFAPENCILATNTSSISITKIAAATKRADKVIGMHFMNPVPIMKLVEIIKGYSTSQETYSAVAEMSKTLGKVPVEVNDYPGFVANRILMPMINESIETLYNGVAGVEEIDTVMKLGMAHPMGPLQLADFIGLDVCLAILNVMYDGFKNPKYAPNPLLVNMVMAGKLGVKSGEGFYDYSESKKAEKVAKMFSK from the coding sequence ATTAAAAACATTGTCGTAATCGGAGCCGGAACCATGGGAAATGGTATTGCACATACTTTCGCACAAAGCGGTTTTAGTGTAAACCTGGTAGATGTTTCTCAGGAGGCTTTAGACAGAGGTTTAAAAACAATTACAACCAATCTTGACAGAATTATTGCAAAAGGAAATCTTACAGAAGAACAAAAAGCTGAAACTTTAGGAAATATCACTACTTTCACGGCTCTTCAGGATGCTGTAGGAAATGCTGATCTTATCGTAGAAGCGGCTACTGAAAACCAGGATTTGAAATTAAAAATCTTCGGTCAGATGGACGAATTTGCACCTGAAAACTGTATTTTGGCGACGAATACATCATCAATTTCTATTACTAAAATTGCTGCGGCTACAAAAAGAGCTGATAAAGTAATCGGAATGCACTTTATGAATCCTGTTCCAATTATGAAATTGGTGGAAATCATCAAAGGTTATTCCACTTCGCAAGAAACATATAGTGCGGTTGCAGAAATGAGCAAAACCCTAGGAAAAGTTCCTGTGGAAGTGAACGATTATCCTGGATTTGTGGCTAACAGAATCTTAATGCCGATGATCAACGAATCTATCGAAACACTTTACAACGGAGTTGCCGGCGTTGAGGAAATTGATACGGTAATGAAATTGGGAATGGCTCATCCTATGGGACCGCTTCAATTGGCAGATTTTATCGGTCTTGATGTTTGCTTGGCGATCTTAAATGTAATGTACGACGGTTTCAAAAATCCTAAATATGCTCCAAATCCATTGTTGGTAAATATGGTAATGGCAGGAAAATTAGGAGTAAAATCAGGAGAAGGCTTCTATGACTATTCTGAAAGCAAAAAGGCTGAAAAAGTAGCTAAAATGTTCTCAAAATAA
- a CDS encoding cellulase family glycosylhydrolase, giving the protein MKRVILLSAFLLSQFGTSQLLKTDGQKIVNDKGENVQLRGLGLGGWMLQEGYMLKTADFAGPQYKIKEKIADLIGEDGMNEFYTAYLKNGITKQDIDFLKKAGFNSIRLPMHYNLYTLPIEKEPKKGQNTWLEEGFKMTDNLLKWCADNKMYLILDLHAAPGGQGNDVNIPDNDKTKPSLWDSEENQKKTITLWKKLAERYKDEPWIGGYDLINEPNINFTGKNPNGTDEMSNAPLWKLQKEITEVIRTVDKKHIIIIEGNGWGNNYNGLTPLWDDNMVFSFHKYWNYNDDATLKFALDLREKHNIPIWLGETGENSNVWFTELIRLLDKHNIGYAFWPMKKIDNIAGITNVKITPEYQKLLDYWKNGGEKPSKEFAKKALLQIADHYKFNNVEIKNDVIDAMFRQTREDSAKPFKNLQAPGKIQATDYDLGRMGTAYLDKDFINLWVSDPAKRSEWNSGNQLRNDGVDIFKTNDHQYYVGKTESGEWLQYTLNAKSGKAYTFDINYASSNNAKIRIEDASGKSLATVSLDSTKGNEAWKTVSAKNIDLKKGENTIRIYFENDGVNLKYFEVK; this is encoded by the coding sequence ATGAAAAGAGTCATCCTTCTATCCGCTTTTTTATTGTCTCAATTTGGGACATCACAACTTTTAAAGACCGACGGTCAGAAAATTGTAAATGACAAAGGAGAAAATGTTCAATTGAGAGGTCTTGGCTTGGGAGGATGGATGCTGCAGGAAGGTTATATGCTGAAAACTGCTGATTTTGCCGGCCCTCAATATAAAATCAAAGAAAAAATAGCAGACCTGATCGGTGAAGACGGAATGAATGAATTTTATACCGCCTACCTGAAAAACGGAATTACCAAGCAGGATATCGACTTTTTGAAAAAAGCAGGATTCAACTCTATCCGACTTCCGATGCATTATAATCTGTATACTTTGCCTATTGAAAAAGAGCCTAAAAAAGGACAAAATACCTGGCTGGAAGAAGGTTTTAAAATGACAGACAACCTTTTAAAATGGTGTGCAGACAACAAGATGTATCTGATCCTGGATCTTCACGCCGCACCGGGTGGGCAAGGAAATGACGTAAATATACCCGACAACGACAAAACGAAGCCTTCACTTTGGGACAGCGAGGAAAATCAGAAAAAAACGATTACGCTTTGGAAAAAACTTGCGGAAAGATATAAGGATGAACCATGGATCGGAGGTTATGATCTCATTAACGAACCAAATATCAACTTCACAGGGAAAAATCCTAACGGAACAGACGAAATGTCGAATGCTCCCCTTTGGAAGCTGCAAAAAGAGATTACAGAGGTCATTCGTACGGTTGACAAAAAACATATCATCATTATCGAAGGGAATGGTTGGGGAAATAATTATAACGGTTTAACCCCTCTTTGGGATGACAATATGGTGTTTAGTTTCCATAAATACTGGAATTATAATGATGATGCAACGTTAAAATTTGCTTTAGATTTAAGAGAAAAACACAATATCCCTATTTGGCTGGGAGAAACCGGTGAAAATTCGAACGTTTGGTTTACGGAACTTATCCGGCTTTTAGACAAGCATAATATCGGCTATGCATTCTGGCCTATGAAAAAGATTGACAATATTGCGGGAATTACCAACGTAAAAATCACCCCGGAATATCAGAAATTGCTGGATTACTGGAAAAACGGAGGTGAAAAACCATCAAAAGAGTTTGCAAAAAAGGCTTTACTGCAGATTGCCGATCATTACAAGTTTAATAATGTTGAAATTAAAAATGACGTTATTGATGCCATGTTCAGACAGACCAGAGAGGATTCTGCAAAACCTTTTAAAAATCTTCAGGCTCCGGGAAAAATCCAGGCAACAGACTATGATTTGGGAAGAATGGGAACCGCATATCTGGACAAAGATTTCATCAACCTCTGGGTGAGCGATCCGGCCAAAAGATCTGAATGGAATTCCGGAAACCAGCTGAGAAATGACGGGGTTGACATTTTCAAAACCAATGATCATCAATACTACGTCGGGAAAACGGAAAGCGGAGAATGGCTTCAGTATACCCTTAATGCAAAAAGTGGAAAAGCATATACCTTTGACATCAATTATGCAAGCAGCAACAATGCAAAAATCAGGATCGAAGATGCTTCCGGAAAATCACTGGCAACGGTTTCATTAGATTCTACCAAGGGGAATGAAGCCTGGAAAACCGTTTCTGCAAAAAACATTGACCTTAAAAAAGGAGAAAATACAATCAGGATATATTTCGAAAATGACGGGGTCAACCTGAAATATTTTGAAGTAAAATAA